In a genomic window of Ptiloglossa arizonensis isolate GNS036 chromosome 12, iyPtiAriz1_principal, whole genome shotgun sequence:
- the LOC143153406 gene encoding uncharacterized protein LOC143153406 — translation MVNDLDSQGLRCRAVSQYYPTSREPMELGNNRTHQRRASIYPILSRLRNCYSSVVNYQQYSLVSRRFIRMYTTLSTLSPQCNQLEDNRNAYRRIVDRLEISSTLKRGEASCSLGKKYSSSRMKGLLLITLLSVALEHAHSQPISKDAKFDFPFKLPPLPPPPPPPPSPYIPPLPPCVQCMIPPTKPPAAPAIINPPVRPCPPDHREDPSGVCRAIMNV, via the exons ATGGTCAACGACCTAGATAGTCAAGGATTACGTTGCAGAGCAG TTTCACAATATTACCCAACATCGCGAGAACCAATGGAGCTCGGAAATAATCGTACACATCAACGCCGAGCGTCTATCTATCCGATCTTAAGCCGATTGCGTAACTGCTACTCATCGGTTGTTAATTACCAACAATACTCGTTGGTCAGCCGTCGATTTATACGAATGTATACAACCCTGTCCACCTTGTCCCCACAATGTAACCAGTTAGAGGACAACAGAAATGCGTACA GAAGGATAGTTGATCGGTTGGAGATCAGTTCGACTCTTAAACGCGGAGAGGCGAGTTGCTCGTTGGGAAAGAAGTATAGTTCGTCGAGGATGAAAGGTCTTCTTCTGATAACTCTACTGTCGGTAGCTCTAGAACACGCTCATTCGCAACCGATAAGCAAGGATGCCAAATTTGATTTTCCATTTAAACTACCAccgctaccaccaccaccaccaccaccaccatctccGTACATTCCACCATTACCACCTTGTGTACAATGCATGATACCTCCAACCAAACCACCTGCCGCACCTGCGATTATAAATCCGCCCGTGAGACCATGTCCTCCTGACCATAGAGAAGATCCTTCAGGAGTGTGTAGAGCTATCATGAACGTTTGA
- the LOC143153292 gene encoding uncharacterized protein LOC143153292 translates to MKMKSLTWFLMAFWLSVSVNCYRFPAMVPIIASKSLSDKHVVLGITNPPVANNGHSVIAESPKPMFSKDDPNAYILARPLPRPEIITAPLLKCPPMQKLDFSGKCRKIEPL, encoded by the exons ATGAAGATGAAGAGTCTGACGTGGTTCTTGATGGCCTTCTGGTTGTCGGTGTCGGTGAACTGTTATCGGTTTCCAGCAATGGTGCCGATCATTGCGTCGAAATCATTGTCCGATAAGCACGTGGTATTGGGTATCACGAATCCCCCTGTTGCTAACAACGGTCATTCCGTGATCGCTGAATCACCTAAACCGatgttttcgaaagatg ATCCGAATGCGTATATCTTGGCTCGGCCGCTCCCTAGACCCGAGATCATAACGGCTCCTTTATTGAAGTGTCCTCCGATGCAAAAGCTGGATTTCAGTGGAAAATGTCGAAAGATCGAGCCACTGTAA